The genomic DNA GCGATTTTCAGGTGGAATTCGTTGGCGAAATAATCGTAGCGCTCCTTATTTTTGTAATTTTGAAGCATCTGATAATAGCACTCCTCGAGATCGCGGATCTCCTCCTCGGTGGCGCGTTCGGCGAAGAGTTCGGTACAGTAGGAATCCATAATGTGTCGGAATTCCATCAGTTCCAGCATGTCCTCGGTCTTCATGAGAAAACAACGGATCCCTTCAAGCGAGACGTTGTCCGGATCTTCGACATAGGTGCCGGACCCCTTGACTTTTTTGAGGACGGAAATCGCGGAAAGGCTTGCAATTGCATCCCGGACGGCGATCCGGCTCACATCCAGATGGGCGCAGAACTCGCTTTCCGACCAGATTTTGTCCCCTGGCTTCCAAACGCCGGACTGGATATTGTTGATGATGTAATCGCTGACTTCCTGGCTCGCGTTGTTATTGTAAGACATACCGATACTCCTTTGCTTGCTGGATAAGCTTGGGCTGATTTGCAGTCCACATCAACCCAAGCTTATCATATCATAAATCTTGCCGCGCGTACAGAGTGCATCGAAATAATAATACAACTTTATTATAAAAGAAATATTACAGGCTGGCAATTGAAAGTTTGTACAGGAGATGGGCTGGGGTTTTGTGAAAACCCCATAAAATATGACATGTACACATGCGCAAGACCGCGATATACATAAATTTACCCTAAAAATCTTATAGGATGTGACAAAATAAGCGAAATTCGGTTGACTACAAAACAAAGTTATAATATTATTTACTTGAATAAGCGAGATGTAAAAACGTCAGCTTATATGATTAATTCCAAGAAGTAGATTAGGAGGATCATTATGAAAAAGAGAACCCTCGCAATCATCTGTACACTGGCCATGATGGTATCCCTCGCAGCCTGCGGAGGCAGCAGCGCGCCCGCTTCATCCGCCGCGCCGGCGGCGTCCACCGCTCCCGCGGCGAGCGCTCCCGCTGAGAGCGAAGCCCCGGCTGATGACGGCGAAACCTACACCCTGCTGTTCGGTCACACCCTCACCGAGCAGGACCCGTTCCACGGCGCGTACCTGAAATGGGCGGAAGCCGTCAGCGAGAAGACCAACGGCAAACTGGTCATCGATGTCTATCCAAACAGCCAGCTGGGTGTTGAGGAAGATGTCCTTGAGCAGATGAAACAGGGCACCAACGTTGGCTGGCAGACCGACGCCGCGCGTCTGGGTAACTATGTCAATGAATTCTCTGTCCTGCTTGCCCCGTATTTCCTCGAGAGCCTCGACGAAGTCAAGCAGCTGGTCGAAGGTTCCCCGACAATCGACGGCTGGGAGCAGAAACTGGAAGCCGACCACAACATCAAGGTTATCTCCTTCGCTTATGTCCAGGGCTACCGCAACATCTTCTCGAACAAGAAAGGCACCAGCCCTGCCGAACTCAAAGGCATGCAGATCCGCACCGCGGGCGCTCCGATCTGGGTCTCCGGCGTCAACTCCCTCGGATGCACCGCTGTTTCCCTTGCTTACGGTGAAATGTATAACGGCATCCAGACCAAGGTTGTCGACGGATGCGAGCTGCCGTACATCGCCGCGAACAACCTGAAAATTCAGGAAGTTGCGAAGTACATCCTTGAAACCCAGCACTTCTTCCAGAACAACTTCATGGTCTGCTCCGCTGAGTGGTTCGACGCTCTGCCGGAAGAGTACCAGAAGATCCTGACCGAGGAGTGCGACAAAGCGGGCCTCGAAGTTTCCGAACAGATGGCGAAAGACACCGACGCCGCAAAACAGGCCATGATCGACGCCGGCATGGAATATGTCCCGTATGAAGAGATGGACATCGCCGCGTTCAAAGAAGCCAGCAAGAAAGCCTACGAGGAACTGAACCTTATGGAAGCACGCGATGCGATCTTCGCGGAGCTTGGCCGCACAGCTTAAATGAACAATCGCTATCGCGCGAAAGAAAAGGGCGGAGAATATGAAGAAGTTTTACGAAGGTTTCTGTAAGGTGGAACTGGTTGTGGCGATTTTCGGCCTGGTGACCAGTGTTGCCGTCATCTTTATCTCGGCAATGTTGCGCACTCTTGGAAATCCGATCAACTGGGGAACCGACATTGCGCTGCTCCTGTTCACCTGGAGTACTTTCCTTGGCGCTGACATCGCTTTCCGGGCAGGAAAGCTGGTCAACGTGGATATCCTCTTCAACCGGATGGGCGGAAAGCCGCAAAAGGCATTGAAACTAGTCATTTACCTGATCTGCCTTGTATTTCTGATCGCGATGGTTTATCTGGGTGCAATCCAATCAGTAAAAACCTGGTATCGCGCATTCCAGGGAATTCCTTTCCTCAGCTACACTTGGGTTACCCTGAGCGTGCCGGTGTGTTGTGCGTCCATGGTGGTCACCACATTGATCAAAATGTATCACACGGTGAAAGACGAGGACGAACGCACAGTCTTTTGACATTTTTGAGTTGAAATGTTGCGGCAGGCCGGTCCCAACCGGCCTGCCGCAAGAAATGAAGAGGAGGAATTTGCTTGGTAGTAGTAGTGATTACCTTTATCATACTGCTTGCAATTGGAACACCCGTTGGATTTTCCATTGCGATCTCTGGAACGACTTTTTTCCTGCAGCATCCCGAATTCCCAATTACCACAATCGTTCAGCTGCCGATCTCCCAAACACAGAACATCACCCTGCTTGCGGTGCCGCTGTTTGTTTTCGCCGGCAGCCTGATGAACTCTTCCGGTATCACCGACCGGCTGATCAAGCTTTCCATGCTGCTGTGCGGACACATGCGCGGCGGTATGGCGCAGGTGAGCGTTGTGCTTTCCACTCTGATGGGCGGCGTTTCCGGCTCCTCGAACGCGGACGCGGCGATGGAATCCCGTATCCTGGGCCCTGAAATGAAACGCCAGGGTTACCCGGTGGGCTACACCGGGGCTGTCATCGGCTACACTTCATTGATCACCTCGACCATCCCGCCGGGAGTTGGTATGATCCTGTACGGCACGGTGGGTGAGGTTTCGATCGGACGGCTGTTCGCCGCAGGACTGGCGGCGGGCGTCCTCATGATGGTCATTCTGATGACCACCGTTTCGATCACTTCGCATATCCGCGGATTCAAACCCGCGCGTGAAAAGCGCGCGAGCTTCAAAGAGATCCTCTACTCCCTGGGCGACACCATCTGGGCGCTGATCTTCCCGATCCTGCTGCTGGTTGGTATCCGCATGGGACTGTTTACCCCGTCCGAAGTCGGCGCGTGCGCCTGTGTCTACGCGCTGGTGGTTGGATTCTTCATCTACAAAGAATTGACAATTCCAAAGCTGATTGCAACACTGAAAGAAGCGATTGTGGACGTCGGTGCGATCATGTTCATGATTTCGATGTCCGGTATCTTCGGTTACGGTATCCCGATCGACAAGATCCCGCAGAAGATCACCAACTTCATCACCGGGATCACTTCCGAGCCGATGGTCGTTATGGCGATCGTTGTTGTGTTCCTGCTTTTGTTCGGTATGTTCATGGAGGGCTCGGTCGTCATCCTGCTGCTCACTCCCATTCTGCTGCCGCTTATTAAGAACTTCGGATTTGACCCGATCTTTTTCGGTATCATTATGTCGGTTGTCGTCACCACCGGTATCCTGACCCCTCCGGTCGGCGTTGCGATGTACACGATATGCGGTGTGCTCGACTGTAAGATGCCGGAGTTCCTGAAGGAGAGTATTCCGTTTTTGGTCGCGGTGCTGATAGAGGTGGTCGTCCTGACGATATTCCCGGACATCATCCTGTGGGCGCCGAAACTGATGTACGGAACGTAACCCATTTGCCTTCACTTTTACGATAGGAGGATTACCGCTATGAAATATATTCCGCTTGGGAAAACCGGCATCGAGATTTCGGTGCTGGGCATGGGCGGGCATGAATACCTGCCAACCGGGAAATCCCGCGGCTTCAACGAGGATTTTTCGAAGAGCACCACACCTGGCGTGATCTTTGACGGTTTCGGCAACGAGAACCGGCTCAAAGTGCTCAAAGAGTCCTACGATCTTGGGATCAACTTTTACGACGTGACCCAGGATTCCGAGAAGGAAGCGCTCGGGCGCAACCTGAAGCAGATGCCCCCGCCGCGTGAAATTTACATCCAGACCCGCCCGGAGGGGATGGTTTACACCTATGACGAGAATAACGTCAAGATGGGCAACCTCGAGCTGCTGCGCGCCGAAGCGCAGCGCATCCTGAAGCTGTTGCAGCGGGACACCATTGACTTTTTCAACATCGCGCCGATGAAGTGCGCGTTTGACAACGATCCGGAATACCTCGAAAAACTCGGCCGCAACATCGCTGCCCTCAAGCAGGAAGGCCTCATCCGCTTTGCGTGTGCGGATACCTTCTCCGGTGAGGAAACCTATCTCAAAATGATCGAATCCGGTTATTTTGACGTGGTCTACATCAACTACAATTTTGCCGATTACCAGGCGAACCGCAAGGTCCTCAAAGCTGCAAAAGAGCAGGGGATGGGAGTTGTCGACCGCGAGGCCTATATGAAGGGCCAGCTGTTCCATATGGCCAAGGAAGCGGGAATCACTGAGACCGGCGCGCTGGCTGACGCCGCGCTGCGGTGGTGCCTGGCCCAGGATGGGATTGACATGGTTGTTTACGGCACGGGCAAGCCGCACCATCTGCGCAGCGCCGCGGAAGCGTTTGACAAGCCGTTCACCGAAGCGGATCAGAAACTGATCGGCCAGATCAAAACCACCAAACTTTATCAGGAATACGAATCGGCCAAGACCGCAGAGTTCCTGCAGAAGTGACCGGAAGAACGGAGCGTAATTATGGAAGAACTGTATCACAATGAAGTCAAGCGGAAACTGAAGGAAAAGGGCAAGGTTTCCGCGGCGTGGCTTCATATGGCAAGCAATGTCTCGGCTGAAATCATGGCAAACGCAGGGTTTGACGTTCTGGTGATCGATGTGGAGCATTCTCCTGTCGATTACCAGACGGTCCTCAGCATGTGCCAGGCGATCAAAGCCACGGGCGCCGCGCCGTTCGCGCGCGCGCCGTGGAACGATCTGATCTCCCTCAAGCGGATTATGGACTGCGGCGTCATGGGCGTTTCGGTCCCGTATGTCAACACCAAGGAAGAAGCGGTCGAAGCGGTTTCCCGCTGCAAGTATCCGCCGTTCGGCGTCCGCGGCATTGCGGGCAGCCCGCGCGCGGCCGGTTACGGAATGAACCGCGGACAATACCTGAGCCGCGCAAACGACGAGAACCTCGTGATGGTCGCGATCGAAACCCCGACCGGGATCGACAACCTCCCCGGCATCATGGAGGTGGAGGAGCTTGACGGCATCTTCATCGGCCCGATGGATCTCTCGACCTCGATGGGCAAGATGGGCCAGATAAACGATCCGGAGGTTCAAGCGGCCATCAAGCGGATTGAGGACATCGTCATCCCGTCGAAGAAATTCCTGGCCACTGTGGCCAACGACTTTGATGGGGCCAAGAAGCTTTATGACAAAGGCTACAACCTCATCATCATGATGTCGGATGTGGTGGATCTGTCGAAGCTGGCTAAAAAACGCGCGGATGAATTCCGGGCATGCTACGGGAAGTAAGGAGGAACGGATATGGCAATCAATGCACCCTCCCTGGCCAACTGCGACCTGCTTCATATGGGGGACCAGGTTGACCAGCTGATTGAAGGCGGCGTGGATTTTGTGCATATCGACCTTGCGGACGGGAATTATGTACCGAACATCCTGTTCCCGCTTTCCATTGTCAAAACCATCCATCAAAAATATCCCCAGCTCACGCTGGACGTCCACCTGATGGTGACCGACCCGTTCCAGTATGTCGAACGGATGGCGGCTGACGGCGCGGATTACCTGAGCTTCCATCTGGACAGCACCAATTTTTCCCGGCGGCTGTTAAAACGCATCCGCGACAATGGCATGAAGGCGGGCGTCATCATCAATCCTTCGCAGCCGATTTCACTTTTGGAGCCGCTGGTGCGCTTTTGCGATATGGTGGTTCTGATGTCGGTCGAACCGGGCTATGCCGGCCAGGTGTTCATGCCGGACGCCATCGGCAGGCTCGAAGAGCTGTGCGAGCTGCGCAGAAGCACCGGGACCGATTTTCTCATCTCGGTGGACGGCGCGATCGATTACCCCAATTCAGTACGGAGCGTCGAAATCGGCGCGGATATTCTGATTACAGGCGTTTATACGGTATTCAACCAGCCGGACGGCCTCGCGGTCGCCTGCAGGCGGTTCCAGAAGGAAATGGATCAGCACGCAATCAGATAGGAGGCATTCTGTCATGAAATTGCTTTCGTTGCCTCAGGACGAGGCGTTTATCAAAGACGTCATCTCTAAAATTGACTATTCCAACGCATTGATTCCAAATTGCACCCAGGAACTGCTCGAAAAAACCTGCGACGAAGCACTGCTTTATGGCTTTGCGGCAGTGGCGGTGTTCCCGGTCATGGGCGCGTATGTAGCCGAGCGGCTGAAGGGCTCCAAAGTTCATGCGCAGGTGGCGGTCGGTTTCCCGATGGGCAACCACATGACCGCGACCAAGCTGAAGGAGGCCGAGCTCGCGCTCGAATCGGGCGTCAATGAGATTGATATGGTGATGAACCTGCACAAGTTCTTCAGCGAGGACTATGCGTTCGTCGGGAATGAAGTGCGCCAGATGGCGGATTTGGCCGCCGGTTACGGTGTGGAAATCAAGCTGATCATCGAGACTGGCTATCTCACCGATGAGCAGAAGCTGACCGCAGGGCAGATTGCGGTCGATAACGGCGCAAAATTCATCAAGACCTGCACCGGTTTTGGCCCGGGGCGCGCCACGGTGCATGATATCGGACTCCTGCTGAATGCGTTCGGCGACAAGGTCAAAATCAAAGCGAGCGGCGGCATCGCCTCGCTCGACGATGCGGCAGGCTTTGTCGCGATGGGCGCAAGCCGAAGCGCGGGCCGCCACAATATCATCGACCAGCTCGAAAAGATGGGTTATAAGCCCTGAACATCTGCTGGGAAGGAGACCTCCATGGGCAAAAAAGACATGTTGGTCGTGAGCGCTCACGCGGCGGACTACTGTACCCGCGCGGGCGGCACGATCGCACGCTACATCCGGGACGGATGGAACGTCCACATCATTGCGCTCACTTATGGTTCGCGCGGGGAATCGGGCGACTACTGGCGCAACACCACCGGCGGTACGGTGGAGGAATGCTCTAAAATCCGTCACGAGGAATCTCAGGCGGCCGCGGATTTTCTGGGTGCCACAATCGAATTTTACGCTTATAACGATTATCCGCTGACCATGGATGAGGAACGCATCCGGCTGCTCACCAAGCGGATTCTGGAAATCCGGCCGGAACTGATCCTTACCCACTGGATCAGCGACCCGCTCAATCTGGATCATGAGATCACGGGAAAAGCGGTGGTACGCGCGCTCAGCAGCGCCGCGCAGATCGGGGCGTTCCCGGATACGCCGGCGCATTATTTCCCCAATGTCTATTTCTTTGAAAGCACCGTCCCGCATTCGGAGTTTAATGAGTTCCGTGCCGATACCTACATTGAGATCGACGACGTCTATGAAATCAAGATGCAGGCGGTCGCAAAGTTTGCCTGTCAGCCGCACCTGGGCGGATATTACACCCATTTTGCCACCCACAGAGGCTTTCAGGCCAAGGATTGGGCCAAACGTGGGATTCAGTATGCGGAAGGCTTCAAACGGTACCTCCCTTATGTGGGGACGCAGTTTCCTTTGACAAAACGGTAAACGCAGCAACAAAAGGAGTGAAAATCGATGCGAGAAAGCATTCACAAATATTTCAAAGTAGGAACGATCCAGTGGATGAGCCACCCTGGGCGTGAGCTTCTGGAAAGCCTGAAGACGATCGCATGCGACGAATTTTTCGATGCGGTGGAAGTGTGCAAAGTCGGGGATGACGAGACGCGCGCGAAAGCGAAGGCGCTTTTGGAGCAGAGCCACCTGAAGGTGTGCTATGGAGCGCAGCCGCGGCTGCTGGGGCCGAAGCTGAACCCGAACGACCTGGACGAAGAGGGGCGCAAAAAGGCGGAGGCCACCCTGATTGAAGCGGTGGACGAAGCGGAATACCTGGGTGCGAAAGGCATCGCGTTCCTGGCGGGCAAATGGGAGGCGGCGCATAAGGAGGAAGCGTATGCGCAGCTTCTGAAAACGACCCGCGCGGTGTGCGATTACGCGGAGGCAAAAGGCATGATGGTGGAGCTCGAGGTATTCGATTACGACATGGACAAAGCTGCGCTGATCGGGCCGGCGCCGCTGGCGGCGCGGTTCGCGGCGGATATGCGGCTGACGCACAGCAACTTCGGCCTGATGGTGGACCTGAGCCATTTCCCGACCACCTACGAGACGAGCAAATTCGTGGTGCGCACGCTGCGGCCGTACATCACGCATTTCCACATAGGGAACGCGGTGGTGAAGGAAGGATGCCCGGCATACGGAGACAAGCATCCGCGGTTCGGATTCCCGAACAGCGCGAACGACACGGAGGAGCTGGTGGATTTCTTCACGGTGCTGAAGGAAGAAGGCTTCTTCAACCCGGCCGACCCGTATGTGCTGTCGTTTGAGGTGTCGCCGTTTGGGGACGAGGACGCGGATATCATCCTTGCGAACACGAAGCGTGTGATCAACCGCGCGTGGGCAATGGTGGAAGACTGAGGCGTTTGCCGGATAAGGAGGAACTTTTATGAAAATCGTGATATTGGACGGCTACACCGAGAATCCGGGCGACCTTTCATGGGGGGAACTGGAAGCGCTCGGAGAACTGACGGTCTATGACCGGACGCCGGCGGAGAAGATCGCGGAGCGGATTGGGGACGCGGACGCGGTTTACACGAACAAAACCCCGATCAGCCGGGAGACGCTGGAGAAATGCCCGCATGTGAAGTTCATCGGGGTGCTGGCGACCGGCTACAACATCGTGGATGTTGGGGCGGCGAAAGAACGCGGGATACCGGTGTGCAACATCCCGACCTACGGGACCGACGCGGTGGGACAGTTCGCGATCGCGCTGCTTCTGGAAATCTGCCATCACATCGGGCACCACAACAAGGCGGTGCACGAGGGCAGATGGGAGCATAACGACGACTGGTGCTTCTGGGATTACCCGCTGATCGAGCTTGCGGGCAAAACGATGGGGATCATCGGGTTTGGGCGGATCGGTCAGGCGACGGGGCGGATCGCGAAGGCGCTGGGGATGAAGGTGATCGCGTACGATTCGTATCCGAATGAGAGCGGAAAAGCGCTGGCGGAATATGTGGATCTGGAAACGGTGCTGAAAACCTCGGATGTGATCGCGCTGCACTGCCCGCTGTTCCCGGAGACGCAGGGGATCATCAGCAGGGAAAACATCGCGAAGATGAAGGATGGGGTGATCATCCTGAACAACTCGCGGGGTCCGCTCATCGTGGAGCAGGACCTGGCGGACGCGTTAAACAGCGGGAAGGTTTACGCGGCGGGGCTGGATGTGGTATCGACCGAGCCGATCAAGGGGGACAACCCGCTTTTGGGGGCGAAGAACTGCATCATCACGCCGCACATCAGCTGGGCGCCCAAGGAGAGCCGCCAACGTCTGATGGATATCGCCGTCGACAACTTCCGGCAGTTCCTCGCGGGCAGACCGGTCAATGTTGTAAATCCGTAAAATTTCATTTCTTCCATGAAAAGCCCCGGTGCAAAGCACCGGGGCTTTTCTGCCGTTTCGGCGCATTTCTTTCGTGTAATCCTTGAATTTATGCCCAATAATCGATATAATATAAGGTATTGTACCAGCCTATTGGATTTGGAGGAAATAGAATGCGCAAGGAACTCGAAAAGGTCTACGACCCCAAGCAGGTTGAAGACCGAACCTATCAATTCTGGCTCGACGGGAACTATTTTCACGCCGAACGGGATCCCGATAAGGAGCCGTATACCATCGTCATCCCACCGCCAAACATCACCGGCCAGCTGCACATGGGACACGCACTCGACGAGACGCTGCAGGATATCCTGATCCGTTTTCGGCGGATGCAGGGCCGCGCCGCGCTCTGGCTGCCCGGCACCGACCACGCGTCGATCGCCACCGAGGCAAAAATCGTGGAGGCGATGCGTAAGGAAGGCCTCACCAAGGAGATGCTCGGCCGCGAAAAGTTTCTGGAGCGCGCATGGGAGTGGAAACGTGTATTCGGCGGCCGTATCATCGATCAGCTCAAGAAGCTCGGTTCCTCCTGTGACTGGGAGCGCGAACGCTTTACGCTGGACGAGGGCTGTTCCAAGGCGGTGCGCGAGGTTTTTGTGAATTTGTATAACAAGGGCCTCATCTACCGCGGCGAGCGGATCATCAACTGGTGCCCGCACTGCAAAACTTCAATCTCCGAAGCCGAAGTCAACTACTCCGAAAAGGACGGTTTCTTCTGGCATATCAACTACCCGATCGTCGGCACCGGAGAGGTGCTCGAAATTGCGACCACCCGACCGGAAACGATGCTCGGAGATACCGCCGTGGCGGTTCATCCGGACGACGAGCGCTACAAGCACCTGATTGGCAAGATGGTGTTGCTGCCGATCGTGAATAAAGAAATCCCGATTGTCGCGGACAGCTATGTCGAAATGGACTTCGGGACCGGCGTCGTGAAGATCACCCCGGCGCACGACCCGAACGACTTTGAGGTCGGCCTGCGCCACAACCTTCCGGTCATCAATGTGATGAACGAGGACGCCACCATCAACGAAAACGGCGGAAAATTTGCCGGCATGACCCGCGAAGAGTGCCGCAAGGCGATCATTGCGGAGCTGGAAGCGGGCGGTTACCTCAAAAGCGTCGAGCCTTACAAGCATAATGTCGGCGGCTGCTACCGCTGCGACACCACGATCGAGCCGCGGATCTCAAAACAGTGGTTCGTCAAGATGGAGCCCCTTGCGAAGCCCGCGAACGAAGCGGTGCGTTCCGGCAAAACCAAATTTGTCCCCGAACGCTTCGATAAAATCTACTTTAACTGGATGGATAACGTCAAGGACTGGTGCATTTCGCGTCAGCTCTGGTGGGGCCACCGGATTCCGGCCTGGTACTGCGACGACTGCGGGGAAATCACCGTGTCGAAAGAGGAACCGACCGCATGCGCCCACTGCGGCAGCGCGCATATCCATCAGGACCCCGACACGCTCGACACCTGGTTCTCTTCGGCGCTTTGGCCGTTCTCAACCCTGGGATGGCCGGACAATTCCGAGGATCTCAAATATTTTTACCCGACCAACACGTTGGTGACCGGCTACGACATCATCTTCTTCTGGGTCGCCCGCATGATCTTCTCGGGCATCGAGCACATGGGCGAAACGCCGTTCGACACGGTGCTGATCCATGGGCTTGTGCGCGACGCGCAGGGCCGCAAGATGAGCAAATCCCTTGGAAACGGCATCGATCCGCTCGAAGTCATCGACCAGTACGGCGCGGACGCGCTGCGCTTCACCCTTGCCACCGGCAACTCCCCGGGCAACGATATGCGCTTTTCGGACGAAAAGGTGAACGCCTCGCGCAACTTTGCCAACAAGCTCTGGAACGCTTCGCGGTTCATCCTGATGAACCTGTCCGACGCGGTCGAAAAGCCCGAACTGCCCGCCTCCCTCACGGTTGAGGACAAATGGGTGCTCAGCAAATATAACACCCTTGTCAAAGAGGTTACTGACAACCTCGACAAATTCGAGCTTGGCATGGCCGTCCAAAAGCTCTACGACTTCATCTGGGATATCTTCTGCGACTGGTATATCGAGCTTTGCAAGGCGCGGCTGGGCGCTGGCGGCGAAACGGCGCTGGCGGCGCAGCAGGTGCTGGTCTATGTCATGACGGGCATCCTCAAGCTTCTGCATCCGTTTATGCCGTTCATCACCGAGGAAATCTGGCAGGCGCTGCCGCATGAGGGCGAAAGCATCATGGTTTCGTCCTGGCCG from Anaerotruncus rubiinfantis includes the following:
- a CDS encoding FadR/GntR family transcriptional regulator, with protein sequence MSYNNNASQEVSDYIINNIQSGVWKPGDKIWSESEFCAHLDVSRIAVRDAIASLSAISVLKKVKGSGTYVEDPDNVSLEGIRCFLMKTEDMLELMEFRHIMDSYCTELFAERATEEEIRDLEECYYQMLQNYKNKERYDYFANEFHLKIARGCKNQFISKVMEYLRDSMLTHQNILSHEINRKKYQIGVTYHYRMLQMIKQRDSEMAGAYCRYHIRESMELFRKIVSENQKKAASENKSENK
- a CDS encoding C4-dicarboxylate TRAP transporter substrate-binding protein is translated as MKKRTLAIICTLAMMVSLAACGGSSAPASSAAPAASTAPAASAPAESEAPADDGETYTLLFGHTLTEQDPFHGAYLKWAEAVSEKTNGKLVIDVYPNSQLGVEEDVLEQMKQGTNVGWQTDAARLGNYVNEFSVLLAPYFLESLDEVKQLVEGSPTIDGWEQKLEADHNIKVISFAYVQGYRNIFSNKKGTSPAELKGMQIRTAGAPIWVSGVNSLGCTAVSLAYGEMYNGIQTKVVDGCELPYIAANNLKIQEVAKYILETQHFFQNNFMVCSAEWFDALPEEYQKILTEECDKAGLEVSEQMAKDTDAAKQAMIDAGMEYVPYEEMDIAAFKEASKKAYEELNLMEARDAIFAELGRTA
- a CDS encoding TRAP transporter small permease, translating into MKKFYEGFCKVELVVAIFGLVTSVAVIFISAMLRTLGNPINWGTDIALLLFTWSTFLGADIAFRAGKLVNVDILFNRMGGKPQKALKLVIYLICLVFLIAMVYLGAIQSVKTWYRAFQGIPFLSYTWVTLSVPVCCASMVVTTLIKMYHTVKDEDERTVF
- a CDS encoding TRAP transporter large permease, with translation MVVVVITFIILLAIGTPVGFSIAISGTTFFLQHPEFPITTIVQLPISQTQNITLLAVPLFVFAGSLMNSSGITDRLIKLSMLLCGHMRGGMAQVSVVLSTLMGGVSGSSNADAAMESRILGPEMKRQGYPVGYTGAVIGYTSLITSTIPPGVGMILYGTVGEVSIGRLFAAGLAAGVLMMVILMTTVSITSHIRGFKPAREKRASFKEILYSLGDTIWALIFPILLLVGIRMGLFTPSEVGACACVYALVVGFFIYKELTIPKLIATLKEAIVDVGAIMFMISMSGIFGYGIPIDKIPQKITNFITGITSEPMVVMAIVVVFLLLFGMFMEGSVVILLLTPILLPLIKNFGFDPIFFGIIMSVVVTTGILTPPVGVAMYTICGVLDCKMPEFLKESIPFLVAVLIEVVVLTIFPDIILWAPKLMYGT
- a CDS encoding aldo/keto reductase, whose product is MKYIPLGKTGIEISVLGMGGHEYLPTGKSRGFNEDFSKSTTPGVIFDGFGNENRLKVLKESYDLGINFYDVTQDSEKEALGRNLKQMPPPREIYIQTRPEGMVYTYDENNVKMGNLELLRAEAQRILKLLQRDTIDFFNIAPMKCAFDNDPEYLEKLGRNIAALKQEGLIRFACADTFSGEETYLKMIESGYFDVVYINYNFADYQANRKVLKAAKEQGMGVVDREAYMKGQLFHMAKEAGITETGALADAALRWCLAQDGIDMVVYGTGKPHHLRSAAEAFDKPFTEADQKLIGQIKTTKLYQEYESAKTAEFLQK
- a CDS encoding HpcH/HpaI aldolase family protein, translating into MEELYHNEVKRKLKEKGKVSAAWLHMASNVSAEIMANAGFDVLVIDVEHSPVDYQTVLSMCQAIKATGAAPFARAPWNDLISLKRIMDCGVMGVSVPYVNTKEEAVEAVSRCKYPPFGVRGIAGSPRAAGYGMNRGQYLSRANDENLVMVAIETPTGIDNLPGIMEVEELDGIFIGPMDLSTSMGKMGQINDPEVQAAIKRIEDIVIPSKKFLATVANDFDGAKKLYDKGYNLIIMMSDVVDLSKLAKKRADEFRACYGK
- a CDS encoding ribulose-phosphate 3-epimerase, producing the protein MAINAPSLANCDLLHMGDQVDQLIEGGVDFVHIDLADGNYVPNILFPLSIVKTIHQKYPQLTLDVHLMVTDPFQYVERMAADGADYLSFHLDSTNFSRRLLKRIRDNGMKAGVIINPSQPISLLEPLVRFCDMVVLMSVEPGYAGQVFMPDAIGRLEELCELRRSTGTDFLISVDGAIDYPNSVRSVEIGADILITGVYTVFNQPDGLAVACRRFQKEMDQHAIR
- the deoC gene encoding deoxyribose-phosphate aldolase; translation: MKLLSLPQDEAFIKDVISKIDYSNALIPNCTQELLEKTCDEALLYGFAAVAVFPVMGAYVAERLKGSKVHAQVAVGFPMGNHMTATKLKEAELALESGVNEIDMVMNLHKFFSEDYAFVGNEVRQMADLAAGYGVEIKLIIETGYLTDEQKLTAGQIAVDNGAKFIKTCTGFGPGRATVHDIGLLLNAFGDKVKIKASGGIASLDDAAGFVAMGASRSAGRHNIIDQLEKMGYKP
- a CDS encoding PIG-L deacetylase family protein: MGKKDMLVVSAHAADYCTRAGGTIARYIRDGWNVHIIALTYGSRGESGDYWRNTTGGTVEECSKIRHEESQAAADFLGATIEFYAYNDYPLTMDEERIRLLTKRILEIRPELILTHWISDPLNLDHEITGKAVVRALSSAAQIGAFPDTPAHYFPNVYFFESTVPHSEFNEFRADTYIEIDDVYEIKMQAVAKFACQPHLGGYYTHFATHRGFQAKDWAKRGIQYAEGFKRYLPYVGTQFPLTKR
- a CDS encoding sugar phosphate isomerase/epimerase family protein; amino-acid sequence: MRESIHKYFKVGTIQWMSHPGRELLESLKTIACDEFFDAVEVCKVGDDETRAKAKALLEQSHLKVCYGAQPRLLGPKLNPNDLDEEGRKKAEATLIEAVDEAEYLGAKGIAFLAGKWEAAHKEEAYAQLLKTTRAVCDYAEAKGMMVELEVFDYDMDKAALIGPAPLAARFAADMRLTHSNFGLMVDLSHFPTTYETSKFVVRTLRPYITHFHIGNAVVKEGCPAYGDKHPRFGFPNSANDTEELVDFFTVLKEEGFFNPADPYVLSFEVSPFGDEDADIILANTKRVINRAWAMVED
- a CDS encoding D-2-hydroxyacid dehydrogenase, encoding MKIVILDGYTENPGDLSWGELEALGELTVYDRTPAEKIAERIGDADAVYTNKTPISRETLEKCPHVKFIGVLATGYNIVDVGAAKERGIPVCNIPTYGTDAVGQFAIALLLEICHHIGHHNKAVHEGRWEHNDDWCFWDYPLIELAGKTMGIIGFGRIGQATGRIAKALGMKVIAYDSYPNESGKALAEYVDLETVLKTSDVIALHCPLFPETQGIISRENIAKMKDGVIILNNSRGPLIVEQDLADALNSGKVYAAGLDVVSTEPIKGDNPLLGAKNCIITPHISWAPKESRQRLMDIAVDNFRQFLAGRPVNVVNP